Proteins co-encoded in one Nicotiana sylvestris chromosome 7, ASM39365v2, whole genome shotgun sequence genomic window:
- the LOC138873521 gene encoding secreted RxLR effector protein 161-like, with protein MVVRSLEVNKDMFRPPEEDKQLLGPEIPYLSVIGALMYLANATRSDIVFSVNLLARYSSSPIRRHWNEIKHILRYLKGTLDMGLFYAIKDSADHVGYADTSYLSDPFKARSQIGYVLTCGGTVISWRSTKKSIVSTSSNHAKIIAIHEASRKCVWLRSVIHFIREKYGLECDKRSTIFYKDNPACIAQLKGGFIKGDRTKHISPKLFYTHDLQKNGDIDVQQIRSSDNPADLFTKSLLTSTFEKMIYKIGMWRLKYLK; from the coding sequence atggttgttcgatcacttgaagtgaataaggatatgttccgacctccagaagaggataagcaactccttggtcccgaaatACCTTATCTTAGTGTGATTGGTGCActtatgtatcttgctaatgctacaaggtcCGACATagtattttctgttaatttactagcaagatatagctcttcTCCTatacggagacattggaacgagattaagcatatattgcgatatttaaagggaactcttgatatgggtttattttatgcTATCAAAGATAGTGCAGATCATGTTGGTTATGCTGATACaagttatttatctgatccctttaaagctcgatctcaaatcGGGTACGTGTTAACATGTGGAGGTACggtcatatcatggcgctccacaaagaaATCTATTGtttctacttcttcaaatcatgctaagataatagctattcatgaagcaagtaggaaatgcgtatggttgagatcagtgattcatttcATTCGAGAAAAATATGgtttggaatgtgataaaagatcCACAATTTTCTACAAAGATAAtcctgcatgcatagcccaattgaagggaggatttataaaaggtgatagaacgaagcacatttcaccaaaattattctacacacatgatcttcagaaaaatggtgacattgatgtgcaacaaatccgttcaagtgacaaTCCGGCAGATTTGTTCACTAAATCTTTGctaacttcaacttttgagaagatgatatacaagattggaatgtggAGACTCAAATACTTGAAATAA